From the genome of Triticum aestivum cultivar Chinese Spring chromosome 3B, IWGSC CS RefSeq v2.1, whole genome shotgun sequence, one region includes:
- the LOC123068608 gene encoding uncharacterized protein, producing MARRLQKRIHVRRLGPATRVAEPRALLSLAVVPLALIEPKSPAAHREMRRVVRESFPIRSEWGDIHLQVIKHATFAERGRFIGDEGADEVELLFWAIQEAKSEIPEQAAPWAYFRTANPSRLNIRLPRVEALSSIPLEELPPGVLPPARQ from the coding sequence ATGGCGAGGAGGCTGCAGAAGCGGATCCACGTGCGGAGGTTGGGTCCGGCGACGAGGGTGGCGGAGCCAAGGGCCCTGCTGTCTCTAGCAGTGGTGCCGCTGGCTCTGATCGAGCCGAAATCGCCGGCGGCGCACAGGGAGATGCGTCGGGTGGTGCGGGAGAGTTTCCCCATTCGCAGCGAGTGGGGCGACATCCACCTTCAGGTGATCAAGCATGCGACCTTTGCGGAGAGAGGGCGCTTCATCGGCGACGAGGGAGCGGACGAGGTGGAGCTCCTATTCTGGGCTATCCAGGAGGCCAAATCGGAGATCCCAGAGCAAGCGGCCCCGTGGGCGTACTTCCGGACAGCAAATCCATCGCGGCTCAACATCAGGCTGCCGCGGGTGGAAGCGCTTTCCAGCATcccgctggaggagctgccgccGGGGGTGCTGCCTCCTGCTCGTCAGTGA